Proteins from a single region of Microbacterium sp. zg-Y818:
- the glsA gene encoding glutaminase A, translating into MSGPRDPRTYDLDALRDEMREHHSGEVNDSIPELAEADPDLCAIALVLADGTVHESAQADLPCSVQSAVKPFLFALALCDTGGEALDRIGIEPTGEAFDAIKLESGTGRPPNPMVNAGALLTASLVDGDTAADRDERILRGLSAFAGKPLEVDEDVAHNEHLLGDRNHALAHLMRAEGTLQASADDAVAVYARACAMLVDARTLAVMGATLACGGVNPLTGERVVPREVARDVVSVMATCGVYDGSGRWMRRVGVPAKSSVSGAIVLSAPGVLGAAVISPPLDEQGTSVRGALISERLSADLGLHVFGRVPQR; encoded by the coding sequence ATGAGCGGACCCCGCGACCCCCGCACCTACGACCTCGACGCGCTGCGCGACGAAATGCGCGAGCACCACAGCGGCGAGGTGAACGACAGCATCCCCGAGCTCGCTGAGGCGGACCCGGACCTCTGCGCCATCGCGCTGGTGCTCGCCGACGGCACCGTCCATGAGAGCGCGCAGGCCGACCTGCCCTGCAGCGTGCAGTCCGCCGTCAAACCGTTCCTCTTCGCGCTCGCCCTCTGCGACACCGGCGGTGAGGCGCTCGATCGCATCGGCATCGAGCCGACGGGCGAGGCATTCGACGCGATCAAGCTCGAAAGCGGAACCGGGCGCCCGCCGAACCCGATGGTCAACGCGGGCGCCCTGCTGACGGCGTCGCTGGTCGACGGCGACACCGCTGCCGACCGTGACGAGCGCATTCTCCGCGGGCTTTCGGCGTTCGCGGGCAAGCCGCTCGAGGTCGACGAGGACGTCGCCCACAACGAGCACCTGCTCGGCGACCGAAATCATGCGCTGGCGCACCTCATGCGCGCCGAGGGCACGCTGCAGGCGAGCGCCGACGACGCCGTGGCGGTGTACGCCCGCGCGTGCGCCATGCTGGTGGATGCCCGCACCCTTGCGGTGATGGGCGCGACCCTCGCCTGCGGGGGAGTGAACCCCCTCACCGGCGAACGTGTGGTCCCGCGTGAGGTGGCGCGCGACGTCGTGTCGGTGATGGCGACGTGCGGCGTGTACGACGGCTCCGGGCGCTGGATGCGTCGGGTCGGCGTGCCGGCCAAGTCCAGTGTGTCCGGGGCCATCGTGCTGTCGGCTCCGGGGGTCCTCGGCGCCGCAGTGATCAGCCCGCCCCTGGACGAGCAGGGCACCAGCGTGCGCGGCGCCCTCATCAGTGAGCGACTGAGCGCCGACCTGGGTCTGCACGTGTTCGGGCGTGTCCCGCAACGCTGA
- a CDS encoding GIY-YIG nuclease family protein, translating into MVRRDGLPGPCHLCGGSHGARCDGGWVCADCGWRYGDVPDPDLPLPRIDVVYYLRFDARVKIGTSAQPRRRLAAIWHDELLAFERGGRAVEQQRHREFAPLREGGEWFTLTDPLTTHVARLRADGDPWQLYARWLSAALRG; encoded by the coding sequence GTGGTGAGACGCGATGGCCTGCCGGGCCCGTGCCACCTCTGCGGCGGCTCCCACGGTGCCCGGTGCGACGGCGGGTGGGTCTGCGCCGATTGCGGGTGGCGGTACGGCGACGTGCCCGACCCCGACCTTCCGCTCCCCCGCATCGACGTCGTGTACTACCTGCGCTTCGACGCACGGGTCAAAATCGGCACGAGCGCCCAGCCGCGCCGACGCCTCGCAGCGATCTGGCACGATGAGCTGCTCGCATTCGAACGCGGCGGTCGCGCCGTGGAGCAGCAACGGCATCGGGAGTTCGCCCCACTTCGCGAGGGCGGCGAGTGGTTCACCCTCACCGACCCGCTGACCACGCACGTGGCGCGGCTGCGCGCCGACGGAGACCCGTGGCAGCTCTACGCACGCTGGCTCAGCGCGGCCCTGCGGGGCTGA
- a CDS encoding APC family permease, with product MSREIAAITPTAPIGLKRAVGTPLLFAFIVGDTLGAGIYTLVGSMAADVGGVIWLPLLLALVVALLTAGTYAELITKYPHAGGAARYIDRAFGKPYVSFLVGFLMMASGITTAAALANAFAGDYLSALIDVPQVPAAIVFIAVLTLINLRGVRESLGANLVASVIEVSGLVIVIVVCAIVFGNGDGDPARIFEFAPDVPPVQGAFAASIIAFFSFLGFEAAANMAEEVKNPSRAYPRALFGAIITAAVVYLLIAIGAVIVLPPEELATSTGPLLDVVAASGVGIPAWLFGLIALVAIANGALLFMVMASRVTYGLAEAGLLPHAFARVLPNRRTPWVSILVVAGITMALTLVGDVSTLAETTVLLLLLVFLSANVSVLALKKDKVDHRHFSVPRFIPVLGILACLVLLAQQSWTVWLGSLAYVAVGSVLFFVARYGRKRGDRKLQARA from the coding sequence ATGAGCAGAGAAATCGCAGCGATCACGCCCACGGCGCCGATCGGTTTGAAACGAGCGGTGGGCACGCCCCTGCTCTTCGCGTTCATCGTCGGCGACACGCTCGGTGCCGGCATCTACACGCTCGTCGGCTCGATGGCCGCGGACGTGGGTGGCGTCATCTGGCTGCCGCTGCTGCTCGCGCTCGTCGTCGCCCTGCTCACCGCGGGCACGTATGCGGAGCTGATCACGAAGTACCCGCATGCGGGCGGCGCGGCCCGGTACATCGACCGCGCGTTCGGCAAACCGTATGTGTCGTTCCTCGTCGGGTTCCTGATGATGGCATCGGGAATCACGACCGCGGCCGCCCTGGCGAACGCCTTCGCCGGCGACTACCTCAGTGCTCTCATCGACGTGCCGCAGGTCCCCGCGGCGATCGTGTTCATCGCGGTGCTCACCCTCATCAACCTCAGGGGGGTGCGGGAGTCCCTCGGTGCGAACCTGGTCGCCTCGGTGATCGAGGTGAGCGGCCTGGTCATCGTGATCGTCGTCTGCGCCATCGTCTTCGGCAACGGCGACGGGGACCCGGCACGCATCTTCGAGTTCGCCCCCGACGTCCCCCCGGTGCAGGGTGCATTCGCGGCATCCATCATCGCTTTCTTCTCGTTCCTCGGCTTCGAGGCTGCGGCGAACATGGCCGAAGAGGTCAAGAATCCGTCGAGGGCCTACCCGCGGGCACTGTTCGGCGCCATCATCACCGCCGCCGTGGTCTACCTGCTCATCGCGATCGGCGCGGTGATCGTGCTGCCGCCCGAGGAACTGGCCACGTCCACCGGCCCCCTCCTCGACGTCGTCGCCGCCAGCGGTGTCGGCATCCCCGCGTGGCTGTTCGGACTCATCGCGTTGGTGGCCATCGCGAACGGCGCCCTGCTCTTCATGGTGATGGCCAGTCGCGTCACCTACGGCCTGGCCGAGGCGGGCCTGCTGCCGCACGCGTTCGCCCGCGTGCTGCCCAACCGCCGCACGCCGTGGGTGTCGATCCTCGTGGTCGCCGGCATCACGATGGCCCTCACCCTGGTGGGAGATGTCTCCACCCTGGCCGAGACGACGGTGCTGCTGCTTCTGCTGGTGTTCCTCTCGGCCAATGTCAGCGTGCTGGCACTGAAGAAGGACAAGGTCGATCACCGTCACTTCTCGGTGCCGCGGTTCATCCCCGTTCTCGGGATCCTCGCGTGCCTCGTGCTGCTGGCCCAGCAGTCGTGGACGGTCTGGCTGGGGTCGCTGGCGTACGTCGCGGTGGGCTCCGTGCTCTTCTTCGTCGCCCGCTACGGCCGCAAGCGCGGCGACAGGAAGCTCCAGGCGCGCGCCTGA
- a CDS encoding DUF1345 domain-containing protein, with protein sequence MQAARYVSDTARANWSSLLSAIVGVALALSVAAVKGRIDPLTVGVEIYLFAWPSFGVIYLVWTHAAYSGDGIAARARRERELQRRWWWSLIGYGGASSWTLTAALGAVVVTVIVAQTPAYRGDVLYVALGLLCVASSWALMVYSFALQYLRLQAGADDDTHIGFEVPGPTRFGDYLNLTILLSTMAATVSATIRTREAWSVVRTNVLFAFTFNSVIVAMVVSLLLGGLAG encoded by the coding sequence GTGCAGGCAGCCCGATACGTCAGTGACACCGCCAGAGCGAACTGGAGCTCACTGCTCTCCGCGATCGTGGGTGTGGCCCTTGCCCTCTCGGTGGCAGCGGTCAAGGGCCGCATCGATCCGCTGACCGTCGGGGTCGAGATCTACCTGTTCGCGTGGCCGTCCTTCGGGGTGATCTACCTCGTCTGGACGCACGCCGCCTACAGCGGTGACGGGATCGCCGCACGCGCACGCCGCGAGCGGGAGCTGCAGCGACGCTGGTGGTGGTCGCTGATCGGCTACGGCGGTGCGTCCAGCTGGACGCTCACCGCCGCGCTCGGCGCCGTGGTGGTGACGGTCATCGTCGCCCAGACGCCGGCCTACCGCGGCGACGTGCTGTACGTCGCCTTGGGTCTGCTGTGCGTGGCATCCTCCTGGGCGCTGATGGTGTATTCCTTCGCGCTGCAGTACCTGCGACTGCAGGCCGGCGCCGACGACGACACCCACATCGGGTTCGAGGTGCCCGGCCCGACGCGGTTCGGCGACTACCTCAACCTGACCATTCTGCTGTCGACCATGGCGGCGACGGTGTCGGCGACGATCCGCACGCGGGAAGCCTGGTCGGTGGTGCGCACGAACGTGCTGTTCGCCTTCACCTTCAACTCAGTGATCGTGGCGATGGTCGTCTCGCTGCTGCTCGGAGGCCTCGCCGGCTGA